From a region of the Halolamina sp. CBA1230 genome:
- a CDS encoding 50S ribosomal protein L32 — MPTNDSDADGCIDNGDRLTPHELVVCPACGEQSTDTRTCDHCGHELDDGTGVARSFTGP, encoded by the coding sequence ATGCCCACGAACGATTCAGACGCCGACGGCTGTATAGATAACGGAGACCGACTCACACCCCACGAGCTTGTCGTCTGCCCCGCCTGTGGCGAGCAATCGACCGACACCCGGACGTGTGACCACTGCGGCCACGAGTTGGACGACGGGACGGGCGTCGCACGGAGCTTCACCGGGCCGTAG
- the hemG gene encoding protoporphyrinogen oxidase encodes MDDVDADANDDVDPAATDPDDRTVAIVGAGITGLSTLHALTERGVDAVAYESTDEVGGVVRSREIDGKLLELGPQRLRMTDAIRAMVTDLDIADEVITADDDLPLFVYADGKLREVPRSLSAFRRTDLLSTRAKLRLLAEPLTAPIDPDESAQEAFVRKFGSEAYTNLIEPIFGGTYGSDPANMPARHALQPLMGLEQQRGSLLRAALSRLVFADDETPPPASFESGLQRLPEALAAEHADRLHRETPVTGLERAGTGDDPEWLVHTDDDTRRVDHVVLTTPADTTADIVAGVDAESAAALREFSYNPLVLVHLESPARADGFGYQVRRTEPMRTLGVTWNTSLFDRDGVYTVFMGGMHDPGAVERDAETLGETAVREFRRVMGADAGVLNVERIPQAFPAWDESWAASERVNLPDGITLATNYTGRMGLPSRVREARRLAGELSSVGGN; translated from the coding sequence GTGGACGACGTCGACGCTGACGCGAACGACGACGTCGACCCCGCTGCTACCGACCCCGACGATCGCACCGTCGCCATCGTCGGCGCGGGCATCACCGGCCTCTCGACGCTGCACGCGCTGACCGAGCGCGGCGTCGACGCGGTCGCCTACGAGTCGACCGACGAGGTCGGCGGCGTCGTCCGGAGCCGCGAGATCGACGGGAAGCTGCTCGAACTCGGCCCCCAGCGTCTGCGCATGACGGACGCGATCCGGGCGATGGTGACCGATCTCGACATCGCCGACGAGGTGATCACGGCCGACGACGACCTGCCGCTGTTCGTCTACGCCGACGGGAAGCTTCGCGAGGTCCCGCGGTCGCTGTCGGCGTTCCGCCGCACGGACCTGCTGTCGACGCGGGCCAAACTCCGCCTGCTGGCCGAACCCCTGACCGCGCCGATCGACCCCGACGAGTCCGCACAGGAGGCGTTCGTCCGGAAGTTCGGCTCCGAAGCGTACACCAACCTGATCGAGCCGATCTTCGGGGGAACCTACGGCTCCGACCCGGCGAACATGCCCGCGAGGCACGCGCTGCAACCACTGATGGGGCTGGAGCAACAGCGAGGGAGCCTGCTGCGGGCTGCGCTCTCGCGGCTGGTGTTCGCGGACGACGAGACGCCGCCGCCAGCGAGCTTCGAGTCCGGCCTCCAGCGGCTCCCCGAGGCGCTGGCCGCGGAACACGCCGACCGACTCCACCGGGAGACGCCGGTGACGGGGCTCGAGCGCGCCGGGACGGGCGACGACCCCGAGTGGCTCGTCCACACCGACGACGACACCCGGCGCGTCGACCACGTCGTGCTCACGACGCCCGCCGACACCACCGCCGACATCGTGGCGGGTGTCGATGCCGAGAGCGCGGCCGCACTCCGGGAGTTCAGCTACAACCCCCTCGTGCTCGTCCACCTGGAGAGCCCCGCCCGCGCCGACGGGTTCGGCTACCAGGTCCGCCGGACCGAGCCGATGCGCACGCTGGGCGTGACGTGGAACACGAGCCTGTTCGATCGAGACGGCGTCTACACCGTGTTCATGGGTGGGATGCACGATCCCGGGGCGGTCGAGCGCGACGCCGAGACGCTGGGCGAGACTGCTGTCCGTGAGTTCCGTCGCGTGATGGGCGCCGACGCCGGGGTGCTCAACGTCGAGCGCATCCCGCAGGCGTTCCCCGCGTGGGACGAGTCCTGGGCCGCCAGCGAGCGGGTGAACCTCCCCGACGGGATCACGCTCGCGACCAACTACACCGGGCGGATGGGGCTCCCCTCCCGGGTCCGCGAGGCGCGGCGGCTGGCGGGGGAGCTCTCGTCGGTGGGCGGGAACTGA
- the hemH gene encoding ferrochelatase: MTTGIAVLNFGEPAAADREVVEEYLERIFLANMDIEGDTSQEAARERARSLAERRAPGLLEEYGEIDGSPLNAHARRQADLLETELRERGYDAETYVGYQFMEPFVEDAAEQAHADGVDRLIGLPVYPLCGPSTTVQALEKLAGAVDDLDWDVPYHEITGYHTHSAYARLRADNIRRTLDREGLELDSDTRLIFSAHGTPTYYLDEGSRYVQYVEEYCEMVAGMLGNPDYELGYQNHANRDVEWTQPDVEDVVERIDAERVVVDPTSFMHEQSETLAELDHDLREEAEAAGLGFTRVPVPYDDERFVGLLADLTEPFVADFDPDYYGLQQCTCRPEPNAMCLNARRNE, encoded by the coding sequence ATGACCACAGGGATCGCCGTGCTCAACTTCGGCGAGCCGGCCGCGGCCGATCGCGAGGTCGTCGAGGAGTACCTCGAACGCATCTTCCTCGCCAACATGGATATCGAGGGTGACACCTCACAGGAGGCCGCCCGCGAACGCGCCCGCTCGCTGGCGGAACGCCGCGCGCCCGGCCTGCTGGAGGAGTACGGCGAGATCGACGGGTCGCCGCTGAACGCCCACGCCCGTCGCCAGGCCGACCTCCTCGAGACCGAACTCCGGGAGCGCGGCTACGACGCCGAGACGTACGTCGGCTACCAGTTCATGGAGCCGTTCGTCGAGGACGCGGCCGAGCAGGCCCACGCGGACGGCGTCGACCGGCTGATCGGGCTGCCCGTCTACCCGCTGTGTGGCCCCTCGACGACGGTGCAGGCGCTGGAGAAGCTCGCCGGCGCCGTCGACGACCTCGACTGGGACGTGCCCTACCACGAGATCACGGGCTACCACACCCACTCCGCCTACGCGCGACTGCGTGCGGACAACATCCGCCGTACCCTCGACCGCGAGGGGCTTGAGCTCGATTCGGACACGCGACTGATCTTCTCGGCCCACGGGACGCCCACCTACTACCTCGACGAGGGGAGTCGGTACGTCCAGTACGTCGAGGAGTACTGCGAGATGGTCGCCGGGATGCTGGGCAACCCCGACTACGAACTCGGCTACCAGAACCACGCCAACCGCGACGTGGAGTGGACCCAGCCCGACGTGGAGGACGTCGTCGAGCGGATCGACGCCGAGCGCGTCGTCGTCGACCCCACGAGCTTCATGCACGAACAGAGCGAGACGCTCGCCGAACTCGACCACGACCTGCGCGAGGAGGCCGAGGCTGCGGGACTCGGGTTCACCCGGGTCCCGGTCCCGTACGACGACGAGCGGTTCGTCGGCCTGCTCGCGGACCTGACCGAGCCGTTCGTCGCCGACTTCGACCCGGACTACTACGGCCTGCAGCAGTGTACGTGCCGGCCGGAACCGAACGCGATGTGTCTGAACGCGCGGCGCAACGAATGA
- a CDS encoding mechanosensitive ion channel family protein encodes MLSSLVDWLAPHFPNWGRSPALSFLILVLFTAIGYAVSRYAVRLMGRRVAKRFRRQSVAQQVLRLIRATITLFFLLIAAGLVGLELGNIVLSVTVFSAVIGIVLAPLVGSVVNGLFLLADEPYEIGDMVELGDGTRGFVDDITIRYTKIFTLDNTFLVLPNDVIRSEKVTNLSAEDERTRLSLSVEVTYESDVATARSLIESAASKAEGVIEGGPDIRIGSARYPARPTCYIDEFHDDGIVLTLRYWIDRPYKLLTARSRVQTAIWERLDDEDVDVEIAYPHRHLVFDDTSGEARVATREAAEREVVNSAALSDRGESADDAEPAGDDA; translated from the coding sequence ATGCTCAGCTCCCTCGTCGACTGGCTGGCACCGCACTTCCCCAACTGGGGACGATCGCCCGCGCTGAGTTTCCTGATACTGGTGCTGTTCACCGCTATCGGCTACGCCGTCTCGCGGTACGCGGTACGGTTGATGGGCCGGCGGGTCGCCAAGCGGTTCCGGCGTCAGAGCGTCGCACAGCAGGTGCTGCGACTGATTCGGGCGACGATAACCCTCTTCTTCCTGCTGATCGCCGCGGGGCTGGTCGGCCTCGAACTCGGGAACATCGTGCTCTCGGTGACGGTGTTCTCGGCCGTGATCGGGATCGTGCTGGCGCCGCTGGTGGGGTCGGTTGTCAACGGACTGTTCCTGCTGGCCGACGAGCCGTACGAGATCGGCGACATGGTCGAACTCGGCGACGGCACCCGTGGGTTCGTCGACGACATCACCATCCGCTACACGAAGATATTCACGCTCGACAACACGTTCCTCGTGCTCCCCAACGACGTAATCCGGAGCGAGAAGGTGACGAACCTCTCGGCGGAGGACGAGCGCACCCGGCTCTCGCTGTCGGTCGAGGTCACCTACGAGAGCGACGTGGCGACCGCCCGGTCGCTGATCGAGAGCGCCGCGAGCAAGGCCGAGGGCGTGATCGAGGGCGGGCCGGACATCAGGATCGGCTCGGCGCGCTACCCCGCCCGGCCCACCTGTTACATCGACGAGTTCCACGACGACGGGATCGTGCTGACGCTTCGCTACTGGATCGACCGGCCGTACAAGCTGCTGACCGCCCGCTCGCGCGTCCAGACGGCGATCTGGGAGCGTCTGGATGACGAGGACGTCGACGTGGAGATCGCCTACCCGCACCGCCACCTGGTGTTCGACGACACCAGCGGCGAGGCCCGGGTCGCGACCCGCGAGGCGGCCGAGCGCGAGGTCGTCAACTCCGCGGCGCTCAGCGATCGTGGCGAGTCGGCCGACGACGCTGAACCAGCCGGGGACGACGCGTAG
- a CDS encoding 5-formyltetrahydrofolate cyclo-ligase yields the protein MEKQALRQRVWDELEDSGEARFPFPPHGRIPNFAGAERAAERLAATEAWAAADAIKSNPDSPQRPVRRRALEAGKVVYMAVPRLSEEDCFLRLDPAEIDDIDHATTIGGSSELGVQVGPEAMEPIDLIVSGSVAVTEDGARVGKGEGYSDLEFAILRAFELVDDHTTTATTVHEIQVVEEDVPTTAHDVPMDQLHTPDRSIWTDAAAEKPSGIDWGALSDERLEEIPILARLEP from the coding sequence ATGGAGAAACAGGCGCTCCGCCAACGGGTGTGGGACGAACTGGAGGACAGCGGCGAGGCGCGTTTCCCGTTCCCGCCCCACGGGCGGATCCCCAACTTCGCCGGCGCCGAGCGGGCGGCCGAACGCCTCGCGGCGACTGAGGCGTGGGCGGCCGCGGACGCGATCAAGTCCAACCCCGACTCGCCCCAGCGGCCGGTCCGCCGGCGGGCGCTGGAGGCGGGGAAGGTGGTGTACATGGCCGTGCCGCGACTCAGCGAGGAGGACTGCTTCCTGCGGCTCGACCCCGCCGAGATCGACGATATCGACCACGCGACGACGATCGGCGGCTCGTCGGAGCTCGGCGTGCAGGTCGGACCGGAGGCGATGGAACCGATCGACCTGATCGTCTCCGGCAGCGTCGCCGTGACCGAGGACGGCGCTCGCGTCGGGAAGGGTGAGGGATACAGCGACCTGGAGTTCGCGATCCTCCGGGCGTTCGAACTGGTCGACGACCACACGACCACGGCCACGACCGTCCACGAGATTCAGGTGGTGGAGGAGGACGTGCCGACGACCGCACACGACGTGCCGATGGATCAGCTCCACACGCCGGATCGGTCGATCTGGACGGACGCAGCGGCCGAGAAGCCGTCCGGAATCGACTGGGGAGCGCTGAGCGACGAGCGACTCGAGGAGATCCCGATCCTGGCGCGACTCGAACCCTGA
- a CDS encoding DUF2240 family protein produces MSLEATVAVPYRQEGRDRLGDGEFVVALSLDRDWFSPDQAKRVVDVALGRGLLERDDGDLVATFDPDSVDVPEEFSPDADVLREQSAFERVLDRVTDAGVEKQAAVAGINELQRELGLTIEAAAIVYARRESVDVGETAGAARNSVLEE; encoded by the coding sequence ATGAGTCTGGAGGCCACCGTCGCCGTCCCGTACCGGCAGGAAGGACGGGACCGACTGGGCGACGGCGAGTTCGTCGTCGCGCTCTCGCTCGATCGGGACTGGTTCTCCCCGGATCAGGCCAAGCGCGTGGTCGACGTGGCGCTCGGCCGGGGGCTGCTCGAACGCGACGACGGCGACCTGGTCGCGACGTTCGACCCCGACAGCGTCGACGTGCCCGAGGAGTTCTCGCCCGATGCCGACGTGCTGCGAGAACAGAGCGCGTTCGAACGGGTGCTCGACCGCGTCACCGACGCCGGTGTCGAGAAACAGGCCGCCGTCGCGGGGATCAACGAACTCCAGCGCGAACTGGGGCTGACCATCGAGGCCGCCGCGATCGTCTACGCCCGCCGCGAGAGTGTCGACGTGGGCGAGACCGCGGGTGCGGCCCGGAACTCGGTGCTTGAGGAATGA
- a CDS encoding 30S ribosomal protein S8e gives MQDQGPSRRKRTGGRLVRSRKKKRHQLGNEPTETTVGEPRFRTIDARGDTEKVRALSTNVAQVADGEETVEAEIEDVSENPANVNYVRRNIITKGAVIETSAGAARVTSRPGQSGQVNAVAVEE, from the coding sequence ATGCAAGACCAGGGACCCTCCCGACGCAAGCGTACCGGGGGTCGGCTCGTCCGATCTCGAAAGAAGAAGCGCCACCAGCTCGGCAACGAGCCAACCGAGACCACCGTGGGCGAGCCGCGGTTCCGCACCATCGACGCCCGCGGCGACACCGAGAAGGTCCGCGCGCTCTCGACGAACGTCGCGCAGGTCGCCGACGGCGAGGAGACCGTCGAGGCCGAGATCGAGGACGTGAGCGAGAACCCCGCGAACGTCAACTACGTCCGACGGAACATCATCACCAAGGGCGCGGTCATCGAGACCAGCGCCGGCGCCGCTCGCGTCACCTCGCGTCCCGGGCAGTCCGGGCAGGTGAACGCAGTCGCCGTCGAGGAGTAA
- a CDS encoding twin-arginine translocase TatA/TatE family subunit produces MVPLIGVIPGGPELIIILGILVLLFGANKLPKLARSSGQAIGEFQRGREELENDLRETVEDEQETVTEASSD; encoded by the coding sequence ATGGTTCCACTGATCGGCGTGATCCCTGGCGGACCGGAGTTGATCATCATTCTGGGTATTCTCGTCCTACTGTTCGGGGCGAACAAGCTCCCGAAGCTCGCTCGCTCGAGCGGGCAGGCGATCGGCGAGTTCCAGCGCGGCCGCGAGGAGCTGGAGAACGACCTGCGCGAGACCGTCGAGGACGAACAGGAAACGGTTACGGAGGCGTCGAGCGACTGA